The following proteins come from a genomic window of Prionailurus viverrinus isolate Anna chromosome D1, UM_Priviv_1.0, whole genome shotgun sequence:
- the RAB30 gene encoding ras-related protein Rab-30, whose product MSMEDYDFLFKIVLIGNAGVGKTCLVRRFTQGLFPPGQGATIGVDFMIKTVEINGEKVKLQIWDTAGQERFRSITQSYYRSANALILTYDITCEESFRCLPEWLREIEQYASNKVITVLVGNKIDLAERREVSQQRAEEFSEAQDMYYLETSAKESDNVEKLFLDLACRLISEARQNTLVNNVSSPLPGEGKSISYLTCCNFN is encoded by the exons ATGAGTATGGAAGATTATGATTTcctgtttaaaattgttttaattggcAATGCTGGTGTGGGGAAGACGTGCCTAGTCCGACGATTCACTCAG gGTCTTTTCCCTCCAGGGCAAGGAGCCACGATTGGAGTTGATTTTATGATTAAGACAGTGGAGATTAATGGTGAAAAAGTAAAG CTTCAGATCTGGGACACAGCAGGTCAAGAGAGATTTCGGTCCATTACCCAGAGTTACTACCGAAGCGCCAATGCCTTGATCCTCACCTATGACATAACCTGTGAGGAATCCTTCCGTTGCCTTCCTGAGTGGCTGCGGGAGATAGAACAATATGCTAGCAACAAGGTCATCACTGTGCTAGTGG GCAATAAGATTGATCTGGCTGAAAGGAGAGAGGTCTCCCAGCAGAGAGCTGAAGAATTCTCAGAAGCTCAGGACATGTATTACCTGGAGACCTCGGCCAAGGAATCAGATAACGTGGAGAAACTATTCCTTGACTTAGCGTGCCGCCTCATCAGTGAAGCCAGGCAGAACACGCTTGTAAACAATGTATCCTCGCCCTTACCTGGAGAAGGGAAAAGCATCAGCTATTTGACTTGTTGTAATTTCAACTGA